Proteins encoded together in one Solanum lycopersicum chromosome 7, SLM_r2.1 window:
- the LOC101256108 gene encoding ubiquitin carboxyl-terminal hydrolase 15 isoform X2, producing the protein MLEPRETDIPTLFLVLVVLPLVSYILLGKWNEAAKKKERVGLLAQRAAEEAHKTQTMSAVSITPIPLVPLPSSATHQCARCHSPATTRCSQCKSVRYCSGKCQILHWRQVHKLECLQLGNNCNSSSSKPALTDELPGRMSFDSYVEAQYSDNNLNQLWLGKTSPDGVTETPIVTPVAPITVSVATNTSGSPKVGRRSVDKRVHKGNRDILRRGDGTMSESSERASQSRSRDGDSMLSEHDSIADGFISEHTDLMNTMGERHMLQKQKEHISRNHRHVSSSSNLEGHETNACKNQKELIDEKSLTREGVVTGTPAIPLNCSSGKTSTRRSSRAKSASPSPGTKSHRTPKTSREEMCSENARRKDAVPPQAGSGVANLGIMRMFGLAKSSKVVGHQSLESRADKQKKLKMLFPYEEFVKLFEYEDFTLLPRGLINCGNSCYANAVLQCLMCTKPLTIYLLHRSHSRTYCRKDWCLVCELEQHAMMLRESGGPLSPNKILLHMRSINGQIGNGSQEDAHEFLRFIVASMQSISLESLGGESAVDPRLQQTTFIQHTFGGRLRSKVKCLRCHHESACYENIMDLSLEIFGWVESLEDALTQFTSPEDLDGENMYRCGRCACYVRAQKQLSIQEAPNILTIVLKRFQEGSYGKINKCITFPDMLDMIPFMTGTDDIPPLYMLYAVVVHLDTLNASFSGHYISYVKDLHLRGNWFRIDDTEVHPVSMSQVMSEGAYILFYKRSSPRPARKISRRQVPGIVKHCPPKSTKTSRPEQTKAEHLYVGVDPYMNHRPEMNSDIIDCTSGGLVKNANRNRPPVVGTYTESMTAEFSDATSSDWSLFTSSDEASFTTESTRDSFSTVDYGDANAADPFSSIINSLCGSDYSSNRTVACSMFSSSKPHTRFFSESKGSVLDSTAGTSIPRQVTVPYSEGFHSDSSNHVHVEYGSEPRYEQTYYPYNV; encoded by the exons ATGCTCGAGCCAAGGGAAACCGACATTCCGACTTTATTTTTGGTCTTGGTTGTGCTTCCCCTGGTTTCTTATATTCTTCTAGGAAAATGGAATGAGGCAgccaaaaagaaagaaagagttgGTTTGCTGGCTCAACGGGCTGCTGAAGAAGCACATAAGACACAAACTATGTCTGCAGTAAGTATTACCCCTATCCCTCTTGTGCCTTTGCCAAGCAGTGCAACTCATCAGTGTGCAAGATGCCATAGTCCAGCCACAACTCGCTGCTCTCAATGCAAATCTGTTCGATATTG CTCAGGGAAGTGTCAGATTCTCCATTGGAGACAGGTTCACAAGCTAGAGTGTCTTCAATTGGGTAATAACTGCAATAGCTCATCCTCTAAGCCTGCCTTGACTGATGAACTCCCGGGACGAATGTCATTTGATAGCTATGTTGAAGCGCAGTACAGCGACAACAACCTGAATCAGTTGTGGCTTGGCAAAACTTCTCCAGATGGGGTGACTGAAACACCCATTGTCACCCCAGTTGCCCCTATTACTGTTAGTGTGGCAACGAATACATCaggatctccaaaagttgggaGACGATCTGTAGACAAGAGAGTACATAAAGGCAACAGAGACATATTAAGAAGAGGGGACGGAACCATGTCTGAGAGTTCTGAACGAGCCTCTCAATCTAGG TCAAGAGATGGTGATTCCATGCTTTCGGAACATGATAGCATCGCGGATGGGTTCATTAGTGAACATACTGATTTGATGAATACAATGGGAGAACGCCATATGTTACAAAAGCAGAAAGAACACATCTCAAGAAATCATCGTCATGTTTCAAGTTCATCGAATCTAGAAGGCCATGAAACAAATGCATGCAAGAATCAGAAGGAGCTGATTGATGAAAAAAGCCTTACACGAGAAGGCGTCGTTACCGGCACTCCGGCAATTCCATTAAACTGTTCTTCTGGAAAGACCTCAACAAGAAGAAGCAGTAGGGCTAAAAGTGCATCACCTTCTCCAGGAACAAAGTCCCATAGGACGCCAAAAACATCAAGAGAAGAAATGTGTTCAG AAAATGCTAGAAGAAAGGATGCAGTCCCTCCACAAGCAGGCAGTGGTGTTGCAAACTTGGGAATTATGAGAATGTTTGGTCTGGCTAAATCATCAAAAGTTGTCGGACATCAATCATTAGAATCCAGGGCTGACAAACAAAAGAAACTAAAG ATGCTGTTTCCTTATGAAGAGTTTGTGAAGTTATTTGAATACGAAGACTTCACTTTGTTGCCTAGAGGTCTCATAAATTGCGGGAATAG TTGTTATGCCAATGCTGTCTTGCAGTGTCTGATGTGCACAAAGCCTTTAACAATCTACCTACTTCACAGATCACATTCTAGAACTT ACTGCAGGAAAGATTGGTGCCTTGTGTGTGAACTTGAGCAACATGCGATGATGTTAAGAGAAAGTGGAGGTCCTCTGTCACCAAACAAGATTCTTTTGCATATGCGGAGCATTAATGGTCAGATTGGAAATGGCAGTCAggaagatgctcatgagtttttAAG GTTTATTGTTGCTTCTATGCAATCTATAAGTTTGGAGTCATTAGGTGGAGAAAGTGCTGTTGATCCAAGATTGCAGCAAACAACCTTTATACAACACACTTTCGGAGGAAGACTTAGATCTAAG GTCAAGTGTCTGAGATGCCACCATGAATCGGCGTGCTATGAAAATATCATGGATCTCTCATTGGAGATCTTCGGTTGGGTTGAGTCACTTGAAGATGCATTGACACAGTTTACAAGCCCGGAAGATCTTGATGGGGAAAATATGTATAGATGTGGAAG GTGTGCTTGTTATGTCCGTGCACAAAAACAGTTGAGCATACAGGAGGCTCCAAATATCTTAACGATTGTCTTGAAGAGATTTCAG GAAGGAAGTTATGGGAAGATAAATAAGTGCATCACATTTCCGGATATGTTGGATATGATCCCATTTATGACCGGGACAGATGACATTCCTCCACTTTACATGCTTTATGCTGTTGTTGTGCACTTGGATACCTTAAATGCATCATTTTCTGGGCATTACATATCCTACGTGAAGGATCTACACCTACGAGGCAATTGGTTCAGGATTGACGATACTGAG GTACACCCTGTATCTATGAGCCAGGTGATGTCGGAAGGAgcatatatcttattttataaGAG ATCATCTCCACGGCCAGCAAGGAAGATTAGCCGAAGACAAGTTCCTGGAATTGTCAAGCACTGCCCACCAAAATCGACAAAGACTTCTAGGCCAGAGCAGACAAAAGCGGAGCATCTTTATGTTGGTGTGGATCCTTATATGAATCATAGGCCAGAAATGAACAGTGACATAATTGATTGCACCTCCGGTGGACTCGTCAAGAACGCTAATAGAAATAGACCGCCGGTTGTGGGAACCTATACTGAGTCAATGACTGCAGAGTTCTCTGATGCTACATCAAGTGATTGGTCCCTCTTTACAAGCTCAGATGAAGCATCATTTACTACTGAGAGTACCAGAGACTCTTTTAGTACTGTTGACTATGGAGATGCAAACGCTGCTGATCCGTTCTCTTCCATCATCAACAGCTTATGTGGATCAGATTATTCATCTAACAGAACAGTGGCGTGTAGTATGTTT
- the LOC101256108 gene encoding ubiquitin carboxyl-terminal hydrolase 15 isoform X1, protein MLEPRETDIPTLFLVLVVLPLVSYILLGKWNEAAKKKERVGLLAQRAAEEAHKTQTMSAVSITPIPLVPLPSSATHQCARCHSPATTRCSQCKSVRYCSGKCQILHWRQVHKLECLQLGNNCNSSSSKPALTDELPGRMSFDSYVEAQYSDNNLNQLWLGKTSPDGVTETPIVTPVAPITVSVATNTSGSPKVGRRSVDKRVHKGNRDILRRGDGTMSESSERASQSRSRDGDSMLSEHDSIADGFISEHTDLMNTMGERHMLQKQKEHISRNHRHVSSSSNLEGHETNACKNQKELIDEKSLTREGVVTGTPAIPLNCSSGKTSTRRSSRAKSASPSPGTKSHRTPKTSREEMCSGLEGKGLNIDESKNARRKDAVPPQAGSGVANLGIMRMFGLAKSSKVVGHQSLESRADKQKKLKMLFPYEEFVKLFEYEDFTLLPRGLINCGNSCYANAVLQCLMCTKPLTIYLLHRSHSRTYCRKDWCLVCELEQHAMMLRESGGPLSPNKILLHMRSINGQIGNGSQEDAHEFLRFIVASMQSISLESLGGESAVDPRLQQTTFIQHTFGGRLRSKVKCLRCHHESACYENIMDLSLEIFGWVESLEDALTQFTSPEDLDGENMYRCGRCACYVRAQKQLSIQEAPNILTIVLKRFQEGSYGKINKCITFPDMLDMIPFMTGTDDIPPLYMLYAVVVHLDTLNASFSGHYISYVKDLHLRGNWFRIDDTEVHPVSMSQVMSEGAYILFYKRSSPRPARKISRRQVPGIVKHCPPKSTKTSRPEQTKAEHLYVGVDPYMNHRPEMNSDIIDCTSGGLVKNANRNRPPVVGTYTESMTAEFSDATSSDWSLFTSSDEASFTTESTRDSFSTVDYGDANAADPFSSIINSLCGSDYSSNRTVACSMFSSSKPHTRFFSESKGSVLDSTAGTSIPRQVTVPYSEGFHSDSSNHVHVEYGSEPRYEQTYYPYNV, encoded by the exons ATGCTCGAGCCAAGGGAAACCGACATTCCGACTTTATTTTTGGTCTTGGTTGTGCTTCCCCTGGTTTCTTATATTCTTCTAGGAAAATGGAATGAGGCAgccaaaaagaaagaaagagttgGTTTGCTGGCTCAACGGGCTGCTGAAGAAGCACATAAGACACAAACTATGTCTGCAGTAAGTATTACCCCTATCCCTCTTGTGCCTTTGCCAAGCAGTGCAACTCATCAGTGTGCAAGATGCCATAGTCCAGCCACAACTCGCTGCTCTCAATGCAAATCTGTTCGATATTG CTCAGGGAAGTGTCAGATTCTCCATTGGAGACAGGTTCACAAGCTAGAGTGTCTTCAATTGGGTAATAACTGCAATAGCTCATCCTCTAAGCCTGCCTTGACTGATGAACTCCCGGGACGAATGTCATTTGATAGCTATGTTGAAGCGCAGTACAGCGACAACAACCTGAATCAGTTGTGGCTTGGCAAAACTTCTCCAGATGGGGTGACTGAAACACCCATTGTCACCCCAGTTGCCCCTATTACTGTTAGTGTGGCAACGAATACATCaggatctccaaaagttgggaGACGATCTGTAGACAAGAGAGTACATAAAGGCAACAGAGACATATTAAGAAGAGGGGACGGAACCATGTCTGAGAGTTCTGAACGAGCCTCTCAATCTAGG TCAAGAGATGGTGATTCCATGCTTTCGGAACATGATAGCATCGCGGATGGGTTCATTAGTGAACATACTGATTTGATGAATACAATGGGAGAACGCCATATGTTACAAAAGCAGAAAGAACACATCTCAAGAAATCATCGTCATGTTTCAAGTTCATCGAATCTAGAAGGCCATGAAACAAATGCATGCAAGAATCAGAAGGAGCTGATTGATGAAAAAAGCCTTACACGAGAAGGCGTCGTTACCGGCACTCCGGCAATTCCATTAAACTGTTCTTCTGGAAAGACCTCAACAAGAAGAAGCAGTAGGGCTAAAAGTGCATCACCTTCTCCAGGAACAAAGTCCCATAGGACGCCAAAAACATCAAGAGAAGAAATGTGTTCAGGTTTGGAAGGGAAGGGACTGAATATTGATGAGTCAA AAAATGCTAGAAGAAAGGATGCAGTCCCTCCACAAGCAGGCAGTGGTGTTGCAAACTTGGGAATTATGAGAATGTTTGGTCTGGCTAAATCATCAAAAGTTGTCGGACATCAATCATTAGAATCCAGGGCTGACAAACAAAAGAAACTAAAG ATGCTGTTTCCTTATGAAGAGTTTGTGAAGTTATTTGAATACGAAGACTTCACTTTGTTGCCTAGAGGTCTCATAAATTGCGGGAATAG TTGTTATGCCAATGCTGTCTTGCAGTGTCTGATGTGCACAAAGCCTTTAACAATCTACCTACTTCACAGATCACATTCTAGAACTT ACTGCAGGAAAGATTGGTGCCTTGTGTGTGAACTTGAGCAACATGCGATGATGTTAAGAGAAAGTGGAGGTCCTCTGTCACCAAACAAGATTCTTTTGCATATGCGGAGCATTAATGGTCAGATTGGAAATGGCAGTCAggaagatgctcatgagtttttAAG GTTTATTGTTGCTTCTATGCAATCTATAAGTTTGGAGTCATTAGGTGGAGAAAGTGCTGTTGATCCAAGATTGCAGCAAACAACCTTTATACAACACACTTTCGGAGGAAGACTTAGATCTAAG GTCAAGTGTCTGAGATGCCACCATGAATCGGCGTGCTATGAAAATATCATGGATCTCTCATTGGAGATCTTCGGTTGGGTTGAGTCACTTGAAGATGCATTGACACAGTTTACAAGCCCGGAAGATCTTGATGGGGAAAATATGTATAGATGTGGAAG GTGTGCTTGTTATGTCCGTGCACAAAAACAGTTGAGCATACAGGAGGCTCCAAATATCTTAACGATTGTCTTGAAGAGATTTCAG GAAGGAAGTTATGGGAAGATAAATAAGTGCATCACATTTCCGGATATGTTGGATATGATCCCATTTATGACCGGGACAGATGACATTCCTCCACTTTACATGCTTTATGCTGTTGTTGTGCACTTGGATACCTTAAATGCATCATTTTCTGGGCATTACATATCCTACGTGAAGGATCTACACCTACGAGGCAATTGGTTCAGGATTGACGATACTGAG GTACACCCTGTATCTATGAGCCAGGTGATGTCGGAAGGAgcatatatcttattttataaGAG ATCATCTCCACGGCCAGCAAGGAAGATTAGCCGAAGACAAGTTCCTGGAATTGTCAAGCACTGCCCACCAAAATCGACAAAGACTTCTAGGCCAGAGCAGACAAAAGCGGAGCATCTTTATGTTGGTGTGGATCCTTATATGAATCATAGGCCAGAAATGAACAGTGACATAATTGATTGCACCTCCGGTGGACTCGTCAAGAACGCTAATAGAAATAGACCGCCGGTTGTGGGAACCTATACTGAGTCAATGACTGCAGAGTTCTCTGATGCTACATCAAGTGATTGGTCCCTCTTTACAAGCTCAGATGAAGCATCATTTACTACTGAGAGTACCAGAGACTCTTTTAGTACTGTTGACTATGGAGATGCAAACGCTGCTGATCCGTTCTCTTCCATCATCAACAGCTTATGTGGATCAGATTATTCATCTAACAGAACAGTGGCGTGTAGTATGTTT